The Aeromicrobium tamlense nucleotide sequence TCGTGCAGCCCGGCGGCTCGGTGCGCGATGCCGAGACGGTGGCCGCCGCCGAGGCCGCCGGCGTCACGATGTACGTCACGGGGACGCGTCACTTCTTCCACTGATCGCGCTGTCGCGCAGGTCCATCAGCATCTGCGTGCCCGTCTCGTCGTCGACGAGGTGGCCGATGATCATGCTCCGCATCGCGCGGACGACCTTCGCGGCCTCCTCGTCCTCCTCGTTCACGCCGGCCGTGCGCCGCAGCGCGACGCCGGCGATGAACGCGACCATGTCCTCGGCCAGGCCCTCGGGATCGGGGATGCCCGCCCGTCGCAGCACCTTCACCAGCACGTCCTGACCCGTGGTCAGGGCGGTGACGGCGGTCTCGCGCAGCTCGGGATCGCGGGCGGCGCCCAGGATCACGGAGAGCTCGCGCGTGGCCGTCTCGGGTGGCCGCAGGGCCAGGATGCTCGTGGCGAAGTGCACCGAGGAGTCGGCGGTGACCAGGCTCATCATGCCCTGGACGTCGACGTCGGCGAGGCTCTCCATCGTCGCGATCCAGGCCTCGATGTGGTGGTTGAGGGCCTCGCGCAGGAGCTCCTCGATCGTGGAGAAGTAGTAGGTCGTCGTGGCGGCCGGCAGGCCGGCCGCAGCGGCCACCGCGCGGTGCGTGACCGCGCGTGAGCCACCCTCGACGAAGAGGTCGACCGCGGCCTCCAGCAGCGCCTCACGGCGCTGTCGGCTCCGCTCCTGCGACAGTTGAGCCCTCGGTGCCATGCCGAGCAGTCTAGGGGTGCCGCGGCCTCCGACCGGGGCGGTTCGGCCTCAACCGGTCCACCAGGTGTCGGCGTCGAGCAGCCAGTGGTGGCGCATCGACAGCGCTCGCTCGATGATCGCGAGGACGCCCGCGACGGTCAGCGCCGTGGCCGCGGAGCCGCTCAGGGCGAGCGGCGAGGAGAAGGTCCAGCCGAGGGTGTCGGCGACCTGCGGCACGTCCGTGACGGTGTCGAGCAGGCTCATCCCAGCCACCACGAGACCCACCACGAGCACGACCACCGCGGCCGCGGCCATGAGCGCGCTCAGCGCCGGCCGGCGCTCGGCGAGCCGCTGGCGCCAGGCCTCGAGCGTCTTCGGATGCGGGCCCAGCGGGAGCTCGGTGCCCGTGCCCAGCACGAGATGCGCGCGCTTCACGCCGTAGAAGGTGGTGGCGAACTCGATCCGGCCGCCCGGCACCGGGAACGAGGCCGGCGCCTTGGCCGAGGCCGCGCGACGGCCGTCGCGGTAGAGCGACACCCGGTCGTCCCAGTCGAAGAAGTCGTAGTCGACGGCCCAGACGTGGCCGGCGTGCGTGATGCCCAACAGGCTCCGGTTCACCACCTGCAGCCGCGAGTACGGCTTCAGCGGCTCGTCGTCCCCGGGCTCGATCGCACCCTTGCGGCTCATGTCGGCGTTCCCCCTCGCGTCGGCACGGTCCCAGTATCCCCTTCGCCCTCCCGGGCCAAGGTGGCGACCGTGCCGGCCGGCGCACGTGAAAGACTCGGACCCGTGACCGCCCAGACCCTCGACGGCAAGGCCGTCGCCGCCACGATCAAGACCGAGCTGCGCGAGCGCGTCGACGCCCTCCGCGCCCGCGGCATCACCCCCGGCCTCGGGACCATCCTCGTCGGCGACGACCCGGCCAGCCGCTGGTACGTCGGCGCCAAGCACAAGGACTGCGCCGAGATCGGCATCGAGTCGATCCGCATCGACCTGCCGGCCACCGCCACCCAGGAGGAGGTCGAGGCCGCCGTCGACCAGCTCAACGCCGACCCGGCCTGCACCCTCTACATCGTGCAGCTGCCGCTGCCGAAGGGTCTCGACGAGAACGCCGTGATCGGCCGCATCGACCCGACGAAGGACGCCGACGGCCTGCACCCGACCAACCTCGGCTGGCTCGTCCTGGGCAAGCCCGCTCCGCTGCCGTGCACGCCGCGCGGCATCATCGAGCTGCTGCGGCGCCACGAGGTGGAGATCGCCGGCAAGCACGCCGTCGTCATCGGCCGCGGTATCACGGTGGGCCGCCCGATGGGCCTGCTGCTGACGCGCCGCAGCGAGAACGCCACCGTCACGCTGTGCCACACCGGCACGCAGGACCTCGCGGCCGAGGTGCGCCGCGCCGACATCGTCATCGCCGCCGCCGGCGTGCCCGGCATCATCACCGGCGACATGGTCAAGCCCGGGGCCGCCCTGCTCGACGTCGGCGTCAGCCGCGACGACGACGGCAAGATCGTGGGCGACCTCGCTCCCGACGTGTGGGAGACCGCCGGCTGGGTCACGCCGAACCCCGGCGGCGTCGGCCCGATGACCCGCGCGATGCTGCTGAGCAACGTCGTCGACTTCAGCGAGGCCGCGGCCGAGGACGCGGGGTGAAGCTCCCCCGCAGCCACGGCTCGCGGATCTACCTGCTGCACCTCGTCGCGGTGGCCGTGGGCCTGGTCCTGGTCGCCACGGGACCGTGGCGCGCCGGCGTCGTCGTCATCGGCGCGTCGTTCCTGGTCGCCGCGGCGTTCCGCCTGGTGATCCCGCTGGACCACACCGGGATGCTGCGCGTGCGCGGCAAGCTCTTCGACGTCGTCTGGATGTCGTTCCTGGGCGCGTCGCTGGTGCTGCTGGCGATCATCGTCCCGAGCTGAGCACCCCGAAGCACGAAGCAGGGCCGCCCGGATCGGGCGGCCCTGCTTGCGTAGGTGCTGCGTGGATCAGATGAGGCCCAGCTGCGAGACGGCGTCGCGCTCCTCGGCGAGCTCGGCCACGCTGGCGTCGATGCGCGCCCGGCTGAACTCGTCGATCTCGAGGCCCTGGACGATCTCCCAGTCACCGTTCTTCGTGGTGACGGGGAACGAGCTGATGAGGCCCTCGGGCACACCGTAGGAGCCGTCGGAGGCCACGGCCATGGAGACCCAGTCGCCCTCGGCCGAGCCCTGCAGCCAGTCGCGGGCGGCGTCGATCGTGGCCGAGGCGGCCGAGGCCGCGCTGGACGCGCCACGCGCCTCGATGATGGCGGCGCCGCGCTTGGCGACCGTGGGGATGAAGTCGTTCTCGATCCAGGCCTGGTCGCCCACGACCTCGGCGGCGTTCCGGCCGGCGATCTCGGCGTGGAAGATGTCGGGGTACTGGGTGGCCGAGTGGTTGCCCCAGATCGTCATCTTGCTGATGTCGGAGACCTTGGCGCCCGTCTTGGCGGCCAGCTGGCTGATCGCGCGGTTGTGGTCGAGGCGCGTCAGGGCGGTGAAGCGGTCGGCCGGGATGTTCGGCGCGTTCTTCATCGCGATGAGGGCGTTGGTGTTGGCCGGGTTGCCGGTGACGCCGATGCGGATGTCGTCGGCCGCGACCTCGTTGAGGGCCTTGCCCTGCGCCGTGAAGATGGCGCCGTTGGCCTCGAGCAGGTCGCCGCGCTCCATGCCCTTGGTGCGGGGGCGCGCGCCCACCAGCAGGGCCAGGTTGGCGCCGTCGAAGATGTGGTTCGGGTCGTCACCGATCTCGACCGAGTCCAGCGTGGGGAACGCGCAGTCGTCGAGCTCCATCACGACACCCTCGAGCGCCTTCAGCGCCGGGGTGATCTCGAGGAGTCGGAGCTGGATCGGGGTGTCCGGGCCGAGCAGCGAGCCGCTCGCGAGACGGAAGAGAAGGCTGTAGCCGATCTGGCCGGCGGCGCCGGTGACGGCCACCTTGACAGGAGAGGTGCTCACGTCGATGTGCTCCTTGGGGTGGGGTGTCTGCCCTCGAAACTAGCGCAGGACGGATTCGGGCCCGCCACCGCCCGGCCTCAGAGGTCGTCGGTCTCGTTGTCGAGCGAGATCCATTCCTTCGAGGGCTCGACCCGCGTCGTACCGTCGCGCGTGACGTGCAGCGAGCCGTCCACGGCGTGCAGCACGTAACGGTCCCCGTCGTGCGTGGCGACGTAGGCGTCGCGGCGCCAGTCGTAGGTGCCCGAAAGATCCAGCGTGTCGGACCCGTCGGGCTTGATCACGACGCGGAACCGGTCGCCCACCGCGTCCTTGCCGCAGATCGAGGCCTTCGAGCCGTTCGTCGTGGACTTGTAGAGGATCACGGGGTAGTCGCCGCCGCAGGCCAGCGAGAGGCCGTCGGTCTGCTGCTGGGCCTTCGTGACCGGCTGCTGGCCGCAGTCGGGCAGCAGGCTGTCGCCCTGGGTCCCGTCCGCGTTGAAGCGCGTGTTCTCGTCCTCGCAGGCCGTGACGGTGGGCTCGGTGGTCGGCTCGGTCGTGGGCGACGGGGCGGGAGCGTCCCGCGTGGGGTCGACCGAAAGGACCGGCGCACTAGGGGTGGAGGTGGTCGCCGGAGCCGCGGCCTCGTCGTCGGAACCGCCCCCGGACAGCAGCGACCAGCCGAACGCGCCGAGGGTGGCCACGACGGCCAGCACCAGCAGGACAGGACGTGCACCGCTCCAGCTCATCGGTCCAGCCTAACCGCCGTCGTCATGACGTCTGGCCCGCGCCCGCAGGAGTGTCCGCTCCCGGTCGTTCGTGGCGAGGTCGGCGGCGCGGTCGAACTGGGCCGCCGCCTCTTCGAGCCGGCCGAGCTGCTCGAGCAGGTCGCCGCGCACGCTCGGCAGCAGGTGGTACCTCGCGAGCGCCGGGGCGGTGGCGAGGTCCTCGACGACGGCCAGGCCCGCCTCCGGACCACGGGCGCGTCCCAGGGCGACGGCCCGGTTCAGCTCGACCACGAGCGAGTTCGTCGCCCGGGCGAGGCGCTCGTACAGGGCGGCCACCCGCTCCCAGTCGGTCGACTCGACCGACGCCGCGCGCGCGTGCTCCCAGGCGATCGCGGCCTGCAGGACGTAGGGGCCGTCACCGCCCAGCCGCACGGCGACGTCGAGTGCGGCCGCTCCGCGTGCGATCGCGTCGGCGTCCCACCGGGACCGGTCCTGGTCGGCGAGCAGGACCGGCTCGCCGGCCTCGTCCACGCGCGCGGCCAGGCGCGACGACTGCAGCTCCAGCAGCGCGAGCAGACCGTGGACCTCCGGCTCGCCCGGGACGACCGACGCCAGGATCGCGGCGAGCCGGACCGCCTCGCGGCACAGGTCGGGGCGGGTCCAGTCGGCGCCCTCGGTCGCCGTGTGTCCCTCGTTGAACACGAGGTAGACCGCGGCCATCACCGAGTGGAGCCGCTCGACCCTCTCCCGCCCGACGGGCTCGTCCATCGGGGCCCGGGCGTCGGCAAGCGTGCGCTTCGCGCGTGAGATGCGCGAGGCCACGGTGGACTCC carries:
- a CDS encoding TetR/AcrR family transcriptional regulator: MAPRAQLSQERSRQRREALLEAAVDLFVEGGSRAVTHRAVAAAAGLPAATTTYYFSTIEELLREALNHHIEAWIATMESLADVDVQGMMSLVTADSSVHFATSILALRPPETATRELSVILGAARDPELRETAVTALTTGQDVLVKVLRRAGIPDPEGLAEDMVAFIAGVALRRTAGVNEEDEEAAKVVRAMRSMIIGHLVDDETGTQMLMDLRDSAISGRSDASP
- a CDS encoding bifunctional methylenetetrahydrofolate dehydrogenase/methenyltetrahydrofolate cyclohydrolase; translation: MTAQTLDGKAVAATIKTELRERVDALRARGITPGLGTILVGDDPASRWYVGAKHKDCAEIGIESIRIDLPATATQEEVEAAVDQLNADPACTLYIVQLPLPKGLDENAVIGRIDPTKDADGLHPTNLGWLVLGKPAPLPCTPRGIIELLRRHEVEIAGKHAVVIGRGITVGRPMGLLLTRRSENATVTLCHTGTQDLAAEVRRADIVIAAAGVPGIITGDMVKPGAALLDVGVSRDDDGKIVGDLAPDVWETAGWVTPNPGGVGPMTRAMLLSNVVDFSEAAAEDAG
- a CDS encoding RNA polymerase sigma factor, producing MVDEARVVEQVWRQESSRLLGALLRVTRSVDRAEDLAQEALAQALESWPRTGVPDNPAAWLMSTAKRRAIDQFRAGERQLRAYAQVGESTCEAYEAEFDQALADEHVRDDVLRLMFTCCHPSLTPESRTVLTLRLVAGLSTREIARAFLSSESTVASRISRAKRTLADARAPMDEPVGRERVERLHSVMAAVYLVFNEGHTATEGADWTRPDLCREAVRLAAILASVVPGEPEVHGLLALLELQSSRLAARVDEAGEPVLLADQDRSRWDADAIARGAAALDVAVRLGGDGPYVLQAAIAWEHARAASVESTDWERVAALYERLARATNSLVVELNRAVALGRARGPEAGLAVVEDLATAPALARYHLLPSVRGDLLEQLGRLEEAAAQFDRAADLATNDRERTLLRARARRHDDGG
- a CDS encoding malate dehydrogenase, which translates into the protein MSTSPVKVAVTGAAGQIGYSLLFRLASGSLLGPDTPIQLRLLEITPALKALEGVVMELDDCAFPTLDSVEIGDDPNHIFDGANLALLVGARPRTKGMERGDLLEANGAIFTAQGKALNEVAADDIRIGVTGNPANTNALIAMKNAPNIPADRFTALTRLDHNRAISQLAAKTGAKVSDISKMTIWGNHSATQYPDIFHAEIAGRNAAEVVGDQAWIENDFIPTVAKRGAAIIEARGASSAASAASATIDAARDWLQGSAEGDWVSMAVASDGSYGVPEGLISSFPVTTKNGDWEIVQGLEIDEFSRARIDASVAELAEERDAVSQLGLI
- a CDS encoding DUF3017 domain-containing protein → MKLPRSHGSRIYLLHLVAVAVGLVLVATGPWRAGVVVIGASFLVAAAFRLVIPLDHTGMLRVRGKLFDVVWMSFLGASLVLLAIIVPS